GGGCCCCCCATGGGTCCCAAAGGGGGAGCAGCTGCCTCTTCAGTGGGTACCCCTAGTGGAGGCAAGCAGcatcccccacccaccaccccaATTCCAATATCAAGCTCCGGGGCCAGTGGTccccctccaacaaagccacctaATGCTccagtgggtggtgggaacttACCTTCTGCTCCACCATCAGCTACTTTCCCCCACGTGACCCCAAACCTGCCTCCTCCACCTGCCCTAAGACCCCTCAACAATGCCTCAGCCTCTCCTCCTGGCATGGGGGCTCAGCCAATCCCTGGGCATCTGCCCTCTCCCCATGCCATGGGTCAGGGTATGAGTGGACTTCCTCCTGGCCCAGAGAAGGGTCCAACTCTggctccctcaccccaccctttacccccagcttcttcctcctctgcccctgGGCCCCCAATGCGGTATCCATATTCATCCTCCAGTAGCTCTGCAGCAGCTTCTTctagttcttcctcctcctcggcCTCCCAGTACCCAGCTTCCCAAGCTCTGCCCAGTTATCCCCATTCCTTCCCTCAGCCCACAAGTATGTCTGTCTCTAATCAGCCACCCAAGTATACCCAGCCTTCCCTCCCATCCCAGGCTGTGTGGAGTCAgggtcctccacctcctcctccctatGGCCGCCTCTTGGCCAACAACAACACCCATCCAGGCCCTTACCCTCCTGCTGGAGGCCAATCCACAGCCCACCCACCAGCCCCTACACATCAccatcaccagcagcagcagccacagccacagcaacAACATCATCCTGGAAACTCCGGGCCCCCTCCACCCGGGGCATATCCTCACCCCCTAGAGAGCAGCAGCTCCCACCATGCACACCCTTACAACATGTCTCCCTCCCTGGGGTCTTTGAGGCCCTACCCACTGGGGCCAGCACACTTGCCTCCTCCTCATGGCCAGGTGTCCTATAGTCAAGCAGGTCCCAATGGCCCCCCAGTTTCCTCCTCTTCCAAGGCTTCTGGCTCTTCCTCTCaagcctcctactcctgctcGCACCCCTCCTCATCCCAGGGTTCCCAAGGGGCATCCTACCCCTTCCCACCCGTTCCTCCAGTCACTACTTCCTCAGCTATACTTTCTACTGTCATCGCTACCGTGGCTTCCTCGCCTGCAGGCTACAAGACGGCCTCACCACCCGGGCCCCCTCAGTACAGCAAGAGAGCCCCATCCCCTGGGTCCTATAAGACCGCCACTCCGCCAGGATACAAACCGGGGTCACCACCCTCCTTTAGAACAGGGACCCCGCCTGGCTTTCGAGGCACCTCTCCGCCAGCAGGCCCAGGGACCTTCAAGCCAGGCTCACCCACTGTGGGGCCAGGGCCCCTGCCACCTGCGGGGCCTTCGAGTTTGTcatctctgcctccaccacccgcGGCCCCAGCGACAGGGCCGCCCCTGACTGCCACGCAGATCAAACAGGAGCCAGCTGAAGAGTATGAAGCCCCCGAGAGTCCGGTGCCCCCGGCCCGAAGCCCCTCGCCCCCTCCCAAGGTGGTGGACGTGCCCAGCCAGGCCAGTCAGTCAGCCAGGTTCAATAAGCACCTGGACCGTGGCTTCAACTCGTGCGCGCGCAGCGACCTGTACTTCGTGCCGCTGGAGGGATCCAAGCTGGCCAAGAAGCGCGCGGACCTGGTGGAGAAAGTGCGGCGCGAGGCCGAGCAGCGCACACGCGAAGAAAAGGAGCGCGAGAAGGAGCGCAAGCTCGAGAAAGAGCGCGAGCTGGAGCGCAGTGTGAAGCTGGCCCAGGAGGGCCGTGCTCTAGTGGAGTGCCCATCTCTGGGTCCAGTGCCCCATCGGCCTCCCTTGGAGCCTGGCAGCGCTGTGGCTACAGTGCCCCCTTACCTGGGTCCTGATACTCCAGCCCTGCGCACTCTCAGTGAATACGCCCGACCTCATGTCATGTCTCCTGGAAATCGCAACCACCCATTCTATGTGCCCTTGGGGGCAGTGGACCCGGGGCTTCTGGGTTACAATGTCCCAGCCCTGTACAGCAGCGACCCAGCTGCCCGCGAAAGGGAGCGGGAAGCCCGTGAACGCGACCTCCGTGACCGGCTCAAGCCTGGCTTTGAGGTGAAGCCTAGTGAGCTGGAACCCCTACATGGGGTCCCCGGGCCAGGCCTGGATCCCTTCCCCCGACATGGGGGCCTGGCTCTACAGCCTGGGCCACCTGGCCTGCATCCCTTCCCGTTTCATCCGAGCCTGGGGCCTCTAGAGCGAGAACGGCTAGCGCTGGCAGCTGGGCCAGCCCTGCTTCCTGACATGTCTTACGCTGAGCGGCTGGCAGCTGAAAGGCAGCATGCAGAAAGGGTGGCAGCCCTGGGCAATGACCCTCTGGCCCGACTGCAGATGCTCAACGTGActccccatcaccaccagcacTCCCACATCCACTCCCACCTTCACCTGCACCAGCAGGATGCCATTCATGCAGCCTCCGCCTCGGTGCACCCTCTCATTGACCCCCTGGCCTCAGGGTCTCACCTTACCCGGATCCCCTACCCAGCTGGGACCCTCCCTAAtccccttcttcctcaccctctgcACGAGAACGAAGTTCTTCGTCACCAGCTCTTTGCTGCTCCTTACCGGGACCTGCCAGCTTCCCTTTCTGCTCCCATGTCAGCAGCTCATCAGCTGCAGGCCATGCACGCCCAGTCAGCTGAGCTGCAGCGCTTGGCACTGGAACAGCAGCAGTGGCTGCACGCCCATCACCCATTGCACAGTGTACCACTGCCCGCCCAGGAGGACTACTACAGTCACCTGAAGAAGGAGAGCGACAACCGCTGTAGAACCTGCGATCCAGAGAGCGCCCACTGCTCTTTCACCCAGACCTTGGAGGACTACTCCACCCTTTTgccgcacccccacccccccagagcCGAGGAGAGGATGCTGCCCACTGGCAGAGCTTCTgcagctgggcagagggagggagggaagaagggacagacaAGGTTAAGGCCCAGGGTTGTGTGCAGAGGTGGGAAGTGGCAAGGGTGGGGACAGAAAGTGCACAGTATCTTGGACCAGGTCCCTCTTCCTTATcccctgcttttcttctcctccatgcCCAATCCTTGGTGCCACTGCTCCTCCCCTAACCCattggtgtgattatttcatcTGTTAGATGTGGCTGTTTTGCGTAGCATTGtctgctgcccctgccccatcccccTGTGTGCACCCCCCTCGGCGATGTGTGCCCCTTGCCCGTCCcacattaataatttatatatataaatatctatatgatgctctttaaaaaacatcctgaccaaaaccaaccaaacaaaaacatcctcacacttcaaaaaaaaaaagattatatagTCTGAGTAggttgtgtttgtgtacatagaaatacatatatgtatataaatgtgtgtaaaagtgagcaaagaggccatGGTTTGAAAGAGAACCAGGCAGAGTACACGGGAAGGACTGAGATGAATAAAGGGAAAAGGTATATGATGTAAgtataatctcaagaaataattttctaaaaaatcaCAAGGCTAGACAGTTCTGAAATCTATGAACCAGGAAACCCTAATGAAATGGGTAAAATTCTAGATCAGAGATCAAAATTCTGGGTAAGAGAAATTAAATCAAAAATAGGTTCAAAACGTAAACAgacctttagaaaaaaatgagaaccaaCTGACATAAGCCTtcctttaaattccattttatagaaaatagggCACATCTTCCTCCTTCCTAAGCAGCTTAGAGGTGTTGTAAtccagaagttttatttattttaattgtaaaaaatATGGTGTCTCCCTTTACAATCTGACTGGTAGCATGGACATTATCTGTGGTAATAGAGTTGGTTGCTCATTCCTGGACTCTTAAAATGGTTAAGTCCTAAACATTAGATTGCAAAATCACtcacccagaaaaaaataaatactacaacttgaaagatatgaaaaccTACTACATCCTTTAAAACATCTGCAGAACAGCAGCGTGGGGCTTATGGAGATTAGCAGGGCTGTAGATTGAATAACTAATCTCTACCTCCAAGGATCTTGGCCACCACAGAACATATACTTTCCCTGAGAAGTGCACCATGATTGTAAAATAACTCTGTgtccaaacagaaataaaacaagaaagtgcCCTCATCTGCAGGGTTCAGGATCCTGCATGGCCCCCAGTAGTGAGCACCACTCCTCTGGCATGCCGTGGCAACAATGGACACATAAGAAGGGAAACCGGTTACTGATACCAGGCTGCCTGTCCCACTAGAGCCCTCCACAAGGAACCAGAGACAAGGACGGCAGCAGGGTGCTGCAGCAGGACTTGTGCTTTATTGTGGGAGATATGAGGAACATGGGTGGGCAGCTGGGCTTTGTTCTTGGTCCTGACCACACAGCCCTTGACCTCCATACATAAATAGGGGCAGACTCTGCACAGGTGGCCCCTCCAGCCCCGGAACAGGAACCCACTGTGTAAGGGGCCTCATGTCCAGACTGGCACTGAATCCGTCCCAGTGGTGCTGGTCATGCACGTCTCCATGCTGGCCAGGCAGCTTCCAGGCAGGCTGATGAGGCTTCTGTCATCCTCGTACTCATCCCCATCCTGCTCTGAGGAGTCCACGAGGCTGCTCAGCTTGTTCCCAGGTTGCCCTCTTTGGAGGAGGTCTGCTTTGGCAGCTCCCCTGTCCAGGTACACTTTGTACATGGAGTCCCCATGTAGGTAATCAGGCTGTGCTCACTGTGAACACAGTCATCTTgtccacagccagcagcagaaacCTGATGAAGTTGAGCAGGGATTGAAAGAAAGTCCCCTCGATGGACGGGACCTTCTGTGCGCACCTTGTAAAGATCCCGTGGGcacctttcttgtttttcaaacagagaaacagttgtacaCAGCCTGGGCCATGAACTCACCCACCCGCTTCAGAAGCCTTGTGCAATAGAGTACCTGTCTGTCATGTTGGTACAGCCCTTGCCCTCAGTGGAGGGCAGGAAGTAATACTGAGACTTACAGTAGTATTGCAGACCCCACAGCGTGAGGGGCTGGTGGAAGCTGGGATGGCCCAGTTTCCCAGATCCTCCACTGGACCACTTCAGCTCTGGCCACCAACACTACTTGCTCTTGAGAATTTAGATCCATCAAACTGAACACTGTAGCTGGCTCTACAATTCTCTAACAGTTCATCAGCTATATACACTATTACCTTCTCCAGGGATTCGAGGACCGGCATGGTCATGTCAGCCTGGACTGCTCTGCTGGCCATGACCGAAGAAGAGAAATACTCCTGAGTACCTGAGATCTCAGGATTCTGAATGCTTGTTTTAGACATGTATCTGAAGAAGAGCATCAGGTACATCTTGTGTGCCTTGTGGTAGTCGCCCTTCTCGATGCTTGCACACAGTTTGCCTCCATGTGGTGGGGGCATCTTTCTGGGTGACCAAAATCAATACCATGAGCCTCTGCACTGTTCAGAACTGGTGCTGTGGCAGGCGATGTTGGTGGAGCctccttgctcccttccctgtggcTGCTACATGCACTCTACCAGAACTGATTTGTTTTTTGGCAGAAGCTACTATTGATGGCTACTTCCCCATCTGCCTGTATCACTGTGGGAAACACTATTTTCCTAGATAATACAGCAGTGCTGAGCCTCACCCTTCATCTATAGTTCAGAGATGTgcaaatttacattttttgaggCTTCTCTGGATCCAGAGAATGTAATGGAGATTCTAAGCCTCAGTGACTTGTTTGAGTCTTTGCAATAGTTCAGGAAAACTTTGGGAGGTCTCCCCTCCATCTGCTGGACAAGTAAATGTTATTGCCAATGCCGTTTACACTCCTCAGGGCGCAGGTGAGTCTGGCTGTTGATCCAAGAGGCACAGAGGAGGAGGGTGTTTCTGTCAATGtagtctgagaaaaggaacctgccaaagcagaaaccacagtgaACAGCAGAGTTGAGGTACAGCATTTTGGGGATCTGAACCAGAAGGGATTGACTGAGTTTAGGAGTTCTCCCCAGGACTCTTGGACCTGTCCGTACCTGTACATTGAGATGGAAAAATGAAGATGAGGGGAGTCCAAGCAATGGCAGGCTCAGCACACCTTCTTCTCAGACCAGGGTCTTCTGTCTGGGCTGTCTCATTATCTCATCATCTGGACCCCATAGAGGAAGATGTGCTAGTCAAGCAAATGAGTTCTCACTAACTCCTCCTAGTTCAGTGTGGGTTCCTGAAAGAGCAAGCCAGGTGAAGTGAATTACTTTCTCCATGGAATATAAAGTAGATGGTAAAACACCCAGGCCTGTGTGCAAAGACCTCTTTGAGATCCACAGGAGAGCGAGCAGCTGCTGATTCCTCACAAATTGGAGGACTCAGTCAGTCATGGGCCGCCTGTCTGTTGGGGTTATCGCATGTGGGCACCTGTCCTGCAGAAACTCCAGAGAGAGACTCAGCACACTCCTGTAAGTCGCAGAGCAGCCATCTCTTCCACAGGTGTTCACTGTATCAGTGCTGCTGTGGGTTTCAGACTTATGAAAGGAAAACTACAGGGAGCATGGCGATGTGTCCTAGCAAAGCCATCGCTGATGCATTTCCTGATGAATGTGGACAGGGACAGCACACGGGCAATCAACACAGGAGAGCTTGGGACCCACCCAGGAACTGAGGATGACAAACCCTGAACAGAGACAAATGAGTCTGATAACATGAACAATTCTGTTGCCTTTAATGGATCAAGGATGATTAgatctgtctttattttagagGAGGAGGCACTTGTTCAAAATGCTGTGGGTGAAAAGGGGTTCATACAGTGAAGTAGGCCTTGATAAATGTCACAGGAGATGacacatcatggcctagaatgcAGATCAAATACCAACATAGGGTCTGCAGGT
This DNA window, taken from Chionomys nivalis chromosome 23, mChiNiv1.1, whole genome shotgun sequence, encodes the following:
- the LOC130865151 gene encoding atrophin-1-like, giving the protein MKTRQNKDSMSMRSGRKKEAPGPREELRSRGRASPGGVSTSGSDGKAEKSRQTAKKVRVEETSTPKASKQGRSEEISESESEETSAPKKTKTEQELPRPQSPSDLNSLDGRSINDDGSSDPRDIDQDNRSTSPSIYSPGSVENDSDSSSGLSQGPARPYHPPPLFPPSPPPPDSTPRQPEPGFEPHPSVTPTGYHAPMEPPTSRLFQGPPPGAPPPHPQLYPGNAGGGVLSGPPMGPKGGAAASSVGTPSGGKQHPPPTTPIPISSSGASGPPPTKPPNAPVGGGNLPSAPPSATFPHVTPNLPPPPALRPLNNASASPPGMGAQPIPGHLPSPHAMGQGMSGLPPGPEKGPTLAPSPHPLPPASSSSAPGPPMRYPYSSSSSSAAASSSSSSSSASQYPASQALPSYPHSFPQPTSMSVSNQPPKYTQPSLPSQAVWSQGPPPPPPYGRLLANNNTHPGPYPPAGGQSTAHPPAPTHHHHQQQQPQPQQQHHPGNSGPPPPGAYPHPLESSSSHHAHPYNMSPSLGSLRPYPLGPAHLPPPHGQVSYSQAGPNGPPVSSSSKASGSSSQASYSCSHPSSSQGSQGASYPFPPVPPVTTSSAILSTVIATVASSPAGYKTASPPGPPQYSKRAPSPGSYKTATPPGYKPGSPPSFRTGTPPGFRGTSPPAGPGTFKPGSPTVGPGPLPPAGPSSLSSLPPPPAAPATGPPLTATQIKQEPAEEYEAPESPVPPARSPSPPPKVVDVPSQASQSARFNKHLDRGFNSCARSDLYFVPLEGSKLAKKRADLVEKVRREAEQRTREEKEREKERKLEKERELERSVKLAQEGRALVECPSLGPVPHRPPLEPGSAVATVPPYLGPDTPALRTLSEYARPHVMSPGNRNHPFYVPLGAVDPGLLGYNVPALYSSDPAAREREREARERDLRDRLKPGFEVKPSELEPLHGVPGPGLDPFPRHGGLALQPGPPGLHPFPFHPSLGPLERERLALAAGPALLPDMSYAERLAAERQHAERVAALGNDPLARLQMLNVTPHHHQHSHIHSHLHLHQQDAIHAASASVHPLIDPLASGSHLTRIPYPAGTLPNPLLPHPLHENEVLRHQLFAAPYRDLPASLSAPMSAAHQLQAMHAQSAELQRLALEQQQWLHAHHPLHSVPLPAQEDYYSHLKKESDNRCRTCDPESAHCSFTQTLEDYSTLLPHPHPPRAEERMLPTGRASAAGQREGGKKGQTRLRPRVVCRGGKWQGWGQKVHSILDQVPLPYPLLFFSSMPNPWCHCSSPNPLV